A single genomic interval of Prosthecodimorpha staleyi harbors:
- the cobT gene encoding nicotinate-nucleotide--dimethylbenzimidazole phosphoribosyltransferase, producing the protein MADTALPFDDFRDLVNLVPGADEAAVAAVRARDRDLTKPAGALGRMEAIVEWLAAWQGKAPPAVDRPLVAVFAANHGVTAQGVSAFPASVTRAMVENFAAGGAAINQICAASDIGLKVFELALDHPTPDISLEDAFDEAGCAATMAFGMEALAGQPDLLCLGEMGIGNTTVAAALFNALFGGTAADWVGPGTGVGGAALANKVAVVERAVARLDGRLSDPLEILRRLGGREIAAMAGAILAARHQKVPVVVDGFVTTAAAAVLWAANPAALDHCLFAHVSAEPAHARALAAMGKVPLLDLGMRLGEGTGAALAAGLVRIAAKTHAGMATFTQAGVAGKLD; encoded by the coding sequence ATGGCCGATACCGCGCTTCCCTTCGACGACTTCCGCGATCTCGTCAATCTCGTGCCCGGCGCGGACGAAGCGGCCGTCGCGGCCGTCCGGGCGCGCGACCGGGATCTGACCAAGCCGGCGGGCGCGCTCGGCCGGATGGAAGCGATCGTCGAATGGCTCGCCGCCTGGCAGGGCAAGGCACCGCCGGCCGTCGACCGGCCGCTGGTCGCCGTCTTCGCCGCCAACCATGGCGTGACCGCGCAGGGCGTCTCGGCCTTCCCGGCCTCGGTGACGCGCGCCATGGTGGAGAACTTCGCCGCCGGCGGCGCCGCGATCAACCAGATCTGCGCGGCCTCCGACATTGGCCTGAAGGTGTTCGAACTCGCCCTCGACCATCCGACGCCGGACATCAGCCTGGAGGACGCCTTCGACGAGGCCGGCTGCGCGGCGACCATGGCCTTCGGCATGGAGGCGCTGGCCGGCCAGCCGGACCTGCTCTGCCTCGGCGAAATGGGCATCGGCAATACGACGGTGGCCGCAGCGCTGTTCAATGCGCTGTTCGGCGGCACCGCGGCCGACTGGGTCGGTCCCGGCACCGGCGTCGGCGGAGCGGCGCTCGCCAACAAGGTGGCGGTGGTCGAGCGCGCGGTGGCCCGCCTCGACGGTCGCCTGTCCGACCCGCTGGAAATCCTGCGTCGCCTCGGCGGCCGCGAGATCGCCGCCATGGCCGGGGCGATCCTGGCGGCCCGGCACCAGAAGGTGCCGGTGGTGGTCGACGGCTTCGTCACCACGGCGGCCGCCGCGGTGCTCTGGGCCGCCAATCCGGCCGCGCTCGACCATTGCCTGTTCGCGCATGTCTCCGCCGAGCCGGCTCATGCCCGCGCGCTCGCCGCCATGGGCAAGGTGCCGCTGCTCGATCTCGGCATGCGTCTCGGCGAGGGCACCGGTGCGGCGCTGGCCGCCGGTCTTGTGCGCATCGCGGCCAAGACCCATGCCGGCATGGCGACCTTCACCCAGGCCGGCGTGGCCGGCAAGCTGGACTGA
- the cobS gene encoding adenosylcobinamide-GDP ribazoletransferase, producing the protein MAADETGPIPPRPTEPRRDGAAGRPVARALADIAGMIRFFSRIPVPRLSGLDDPAALPDFARAVRLLPLAGLVVGLPAALVLVLLGATGLPPLAVAGFALAAGLATTGALHEDGLADLADGFGGGASRDRKLEIMKDSRIGAYGAAAMTLALMIRAGLLTGLIAGRGPLGAALALLAAAALSRPLAVSLMAALPPARARGAAHAAGMVPRATAAIAVAFGIALAVPLVALHGPVAAALAGIVLAALAVALLGRVSHRQIGGQTGDVIGAAQQIAEIAFLAALAT; encoded by the coding sequence ATGGCGGCTGATGAGACCGGACCGATCCCCCCCCGACCGACCGAACCGCGCCGGGACGGCGCGGCCGGCCGTCCGGTTGCGCGTGCCCTCGCCGACATCGCCGGCATGATCCGCTTCTTCTCGCGCATCCCCGTGCCGCGACTGTCCGGGCTCGACGACCCCGCCGCCCTGCCCGATTTCGCCCGCGCCGTCCGCCTCCTGCCGCTGGCCGGTCTGGTCGTCGGGCTGCCGGCCGCCCTGGTGCTGGTTCTGCTCGGTGCGACCGGGCTGCCGCCGCTGGCCGTGGCCGGCTTCGCACTCGCCGCCGGGCTCGCCACGACCGGTGCGCTGCACGAGGACGGGCTCGCCGATCTGGCCGACGGCTTCGGCGGGGGTGCCAGCCGGGACCGCAAGCTGGAAATCATGAAGGACAGCCGGATCGGCGCCTATGGGGCGGCCGCCATGACGCTGGCGCTCATGATTCGGGCCGGACTGCTGACGGGCCTCATCGCCGGGCGCGGTCCGCTCGGGGCGGCCCTCGCGCTGCTGGCCGCCGCCGCACTGTCGCGGCCCCTCGCCGTCTCCCTGATGGCGGCCCTGCCGCCGGCCCGCGCAAGGGGCGCTGCCCATGCCGCCGGCATGGTCCCGCGCGCGACCGCCGCCATCGCCGTTGCGTTCGGGATCGCCCTCGCCGTTCCGCTCGTCGCGCTGCACGGCCCGGTCGCCGCCGCCCTCGCCGGCATCGTCCTGGCGGCGCTCGCCGTCGCCCTGCTCGGCCGCGTCAGCCATCGCCAGATCGGCGGCCAGACCGGCGACGTCATCGGGGCCGCCCAGCAGATCGCCGAGATCGCCTTCCTGGCGGCTCTGGCGACGTGA
- a CDS encoding helix-turn-helix domain-containing protein, with the protein MVLAIRQEVAKGRTLKEISQTAGLGPNFVQQLINSDKVPSVDALIALCGSLKITAAGLFPEAPEPQATEIMDLASKLRAEDFRVVLELARYLASRNS; encoded by the coding sequence TTGGTGCTGGCGATCAGGCAAGAGGTCGCAAAGGGGCGGACTCTTAAGGAAATTTCCCAGACCGCCGGGCTGGGCCCCAATTTCGTCCAGCAGTTGATCAATTCCGACAAGGTTCCCAGCGTCGATGCCCTGATTGCCCTTTGTGGAAGTCTTAAGATCACCGCGGCCGGGCTGTTCCCGGAGGCGCCGGAGCCGCAGGCGACGGAGATCATGGATTTGGCTTCGAAGCTGAGGGCCGAGGACTTTCGGGTGGTTCTGGAGCTTGCGCGCTATCTTGCTTCAAGAAATTCGTAG
- a CDS encoding DUF1289 domain-containing protein — protein sequence MPQSAAIVSPCVKVCRIEPGGDVCLGCERTLAEIAGWSLFTSAERAAIMAALPVRRSVRRGGGTVP from the coding sequence ATGCCGCAGTCCGCCGCCATCGTCTCCCCCTGCGTCAAGGTCTGCCGGATCGAGCCCGGCGGCGACGTCTGCCTGGGCTGCGAGCGGACGCTCGCCGAGATTGCCGGCTGGAGCCTCTTCACGAGCGCCGAGCGAGCGGCGATCATGGCGGCGCTTCCCGTTCGACGGTCGGTCCGACGCGGCGGCGGCACGGTACCCTGA
- a CDS encoding retropepsin-like aspartic protease family protein, translating into MRYGMVLLVIFVAVGLLIVNHDRGEVFGLPSGDFSRIVLLGTVATVAGAAVLRGFRGRFGALLQSAAVWLALVFVLVAGYGYKEDLKAFAERAVAGLSPGTAINAGPGAVMVAKSNDGHFRVKATVNGRTIRLVVDTGASSVVLTDRDAREIGLDMARLRYDIRVSTANGTTQAAPVVLDRIEIGEIVESRVSALVARPGQLETSLLGNSFLSRMASFTIEGDRLTLRR; encoded by the coding sequence ATGCGGTACGGAATGGTCCTGCTGGTGATCTTCGTCGCCGTCGGGCTGCTGATCGTCAATCACGACCGCGGCGAGGTGTTCGGCCTGCCGTCGGGCGACTTCTCGCGTATCGTCCTGCTCGGGACCGTAGCGACCGTCGCCGGCGCGGCCGTCCTGCGCGGCTTCCGTGGCCGCTTCGGCGCCCTGCTGCAGAGCGCCGCCGTCTGGCTGGCCCTGGTCTTCGTCCTGGTCGCCGGCTACGGCTACAAGGAGGACCTGAAGGCCTTCGCCGAGCGCGCCGTGGCCGGTCTCTCGCCCGGCACCGCCATCAATGCGGGTCCCGGCGCCGTGATGGTCGCCAAGTCCAACGATGGGCATTTCCGGGTCAAGGCAACCGTCAACGGCCGCACCATCCGGTTGGTGGTCGACACCGGCGCCAGTTCGGTCGTGCTGACCGACCGCGACGCGCGCGAGATCGGGCTCGACATGGCGCGCCTGCGCTACGACATCCGCGTCTCGACCGCCAACGGCACCACCCAGGCGGCCCCGGTGGTGCTCGACCGCATCGAGATCGGCGAGATCGTCGAAAGCCGCGTCTCGGCCCTGGTGGCGCGGCCGGGCCAGTTGGAGACCAGCCTCCTCGGCAACAGCTTCCTGTCGCGCATGGCCTCCTTCACGATCGAGGGCGACCGACTGACCCTGCGCCGTTAA
- the dusA gene encoding tRNA dihydrouridine(20/20a) synthase DusA, with amino-acid sequence MSPNSRFSVAPMMDWTDRHCRVFHRLLSGRALLYTEMVTTGAILHGDREKLLGFSPAEHPVALQLGGSEPSDLAAAARIGADWGYDEINLNCGCPSDRVQSGRFGACLMAEPAVVADAVAAMKAAVGVPVTVKCRIGIDHQDPEESLPGFVDAVAAAGADLVVVHARKAWLDGLSPKENRTVPPLDYPLVYRLKADRPDLPIVLNGGLGDLDQATAALARVDGVMLGRAAYEHPRLLAAVDRRVFGEDGPDADPFAVAERMVPYAESVVARGFRLSNVTRHMLGLFNGWPGARAWRRLLTVESVKPGADPRLILDALALVRRPEPQAATSAADAVEAATDAAA; translated from the coding sequence ATGTCGCCGAACTCCCGCTTCTCCGTCGCCCCGATGATGGATTGGACCGACCGCCATTGCCGGGTCTTCCATCGGCTGCTGTCGGGGCGGGCGTTGCTCTATACCGAGATGGTGACGACGGGGGCGATCCTGCATGGCGATCGGGAGAAGCTGCTCGGCTTCTCGCCGGCGGAGCATCCGGTCGCGCTGCAACTCGGCGGGTCGGAGCCGAGCGATCTGGCGGCGGCGGCGCGGATCGGGGCGGACTGGGGCTATGACGAGATCAACCTGAATTGCGGCTGCCCGTCGGACCGGGTCCAGTCCGGACGCTTCGGCGCCTGCCTGATGGCCGAGCCGGCGGTGGTCGCCGACGCGGTCGCGGCCATGAAGGCGGCGGTCGGCGTGCCGGTGACGGTGAAATGCCGGATCGGCATCGACCATCAGGACCCGGAGGAGTCGTTGCCGGGCTTCGTCGATGCGGTCGCGGCGGCCGGGGCCGATCTGGTCGTGGTCCATGCGCGCAAGGCCTGGCTCGACGGCCTGTCGCCGAAGGAGAACCGGACGGTGCCGCCGCTCGACTATCCGCTGGTCTACCGGCTGAAGGCGGATCGGCCGGACCTGCCGATCGTCCTCAATGGCGGGCTCGGCGATCTCGACCAAGCCACGGCGGCACTCGCCCGGGTCGACGGCGTCATGCTCGGCCGCGCCGCCTACGAGCACCCGCGGCTGCTCGCCGCCGTCGACCGGCGCGTCTTCGGCGAGGACGGTCCGGACGCCGATCCCTTCGCGGTGGCCGAGCGGATGGTGCCCTATGCGGAGAGCGTGGTGGCGCGCGGGTTCCGCCTGTCGAACGTCACCCGGCACATGCTCGGGCTCTTCAACGGCTGGCCGGGCGCCCGCGCCTGGCGCCGGCTGTTGACGGTCGAATCGGTCAAGCCGGGCGCCGATCCGCGCCTGATCCTGGACGCGCTCGCGCTGGTGCGCCGTCCCGAGCCGCAGGCCGCGACGTCGGCTGCGGACGCCGTCGAGGCGGCAACCGACGCCGCCGCATAG
- the purU gene encoding formyltetrahydrofolate deformylase, whose translation MSSAFVLSLSCDDRPGIVAAVTTELAGLGANIVESSQFLDSPSNRFFMRIAFDTRGETSKDSLERALKPAIDRFSIKSSIMDRARRPRLIVMVSKFDHAMLHLLYQIRVGWLHADVAAIVSNHEDSRRTAELEGIPFHCWKVDKANKAEQEERLLQLVQETDADLVVLARYMQVLSDTLSRRLFGKVINIHHSFLPSFKGAKPYHQAFERGVKLIGATAHYVTADLDEGPIIEQETERVTHAMSAEDFVATGRDIESRVLARAVKRHVEGRVMLNGHKTVVFA comes from the coding sequence ATGTCCTCCGCTTTCGTCCTTTCGCTCTCCTGCGACGACCGCCCCGGCATCGTTGCCGCCGTGACCACGGAACTGGCCGGACTCGGCGCCAACATCGTGGAATCGAGCCAGTTCCTCGACAGCCCGTCGAACCGCTTCTTCATGCGCATCGCCTTCGACACACGCGGCGAGACGAGCAAGGACTCGCTCGAGCGCGCCCTGAAACCGGCGATCGACCGCTTCTCGATCAAGTCGTCGATCATGGACCGGGCCCGCCGGCCGCGTCTGATCGTGATGGTGTCGAAGTTCGACCACGCCATGCTGCATCTGCTCTACCAGATCCGGGTCGGCTGGCTGCATGCCGACGTCGCCGCGATCGTGTCGAACCACGAGGACAGCCGCCGCACGGCGGAGCTCGAAGGCATCCCGTTCCATTGCTGGAAGGTCGACAAGGCCAATAAGGCCGAACAGGAGGAGCGTCTGCTGCAGCTCGTGCAGGAGACCGATGCCGATCTCGTCGTGCTGGCGCGCTACATGCAGGTGCTTTCGGACACCCTGTCCCGCCGGCTGTTCGGCAAGGTGATCAACATCCACCATTCCTTCCTGCCGAGCTTCAAGGGCGCCAAGCCCTACCACCAGGCCTTCGAGCGCGGCGTGAAGCTGATCGGCGCGACGGCCCACTATGTGACGGCCGATCTCGACGAGGGTCCGATCATCGAACAGGAGACCGAACGCGTCACCCATGCGATGAGCGCGGAGGATTTCGTCGCCACCGGCCGCGACATCGAGAGCCGGGTGCTCGCCCGTGCGGTCAAGCGCCACGTGGAAGGCCGCGTCATGCTGAACGGCCACAAGACGGTCGTGTTCGCCTGA
- the fdxB gene encoding ferredoxin III, nif-specific — MAYTTRDGSAWMPEYLTRIDAATCIGCGRCYKVCSRDVMHLHGVDEAGQVLGRVEEGEDEDFDGELNRMIMIVDNAGACVGCGACARVCPKNCQTHVPADRIAA, encoded by the coding sequence ATGGCCTATACGACCCGCGACGGCAGCGCCTGGATGCCCGAATATCTGACCCGGATCGACGCGGCCACCTGCATCGGCTGCGGCCGCTGCTACAAGGTCTGCTCGCGCGACGTGATGCATCTGCACGGCGTCGACGAGGCCGGCCAGGTGCTCGGCCGCGTCGAGGAGGGCGAGGACGAGGATTTCGACGGCGAACTCAACCGCATGATCATGATCGTCGACAATGCCGGCGCCTGTGTCGGCTGCGGCGCCTGCGCCCGGGTCTGCCCGAAGAACTGCCAGACCCACGTGCCGGCTGACCGGATCGCGGCCTGA
- a CDS encoding CCE_0567 family metalloprotein, with translation MSDVEALKAEIKKLSAKAINAKMNLHDLSEDLPVNWTQIMSVAQAAHDAFAALEAARASLKARETA, from the coding sequence ATGTCCGATGTCGAAGCGCTGAAGGCGGAGATCAAGAAGCTCTCCGCCAAGGCCATCAATGCAAAGATGAACCTGCACGACCTGTCCGAGGACCTTCCCGTCAACTGGACGCAGATCATGAGCGTCGCCCAGGCGGCCCACGACGCCTTTGCGGCCCTGGAGGCGGCGCGCGCCTCGCTCAAGGCCCGGGAGACCGCGTGA
- a CDS encoding NifX-associated nitrogen fixation protein, with product MSTDLLDKPAGLASPFVRALVRLMRAEDSYGTWEGRADADLLTDFIVTKEQRREIPIIGDPDPDVLWRLEKFYAAVGIDIERVTGRIASPMMKMSHEGFGRVLLTCGRLVVLTRTLRDVHRFGFETIEKLGEAGDKLVADAAGWIEKHPDLADA from the coding sequence ATGAGCACCGATCTTCTCGACAAGCCCGCCGGGCTCGCCTCGCCCTTCGTGCGTGCGCTCGTGCGCCTGATGCGCGCCGAGGACAGCTACGGCACCTGGGAGGGCCGCGCCGATGCGGATCTCCTGACCGACTTCATCGTCACCAAGGAGCAGCGCCGCGAGATCCCGATCATCGGCGATCCCGATCCGGACGTTCTCTGGCGGCTGGAGAAATTCTATGCGGCCGTCGGCATCGACATCGAGCGCGTCACCGGCCGCATCGCCTCGCCGATGATGAAGATGAGCCACGAGGGCTTCGGCCGCGTGCTGCTGACCTGTGGCCGGCTGGTCGTCCTGACCCGCACCCTGCGCGACGTGCACCGCTTCGGCTTCGAGACGATCGAGAAGCTCGGCGAGGCCGGCGACAAGCTGGTCGCCGATGCCGCCGGCTGGATCGAGAAGCACCCCGACCTCGCCGACGCGTGA
- the nifX gene encoding nitrogen fixation protein NifX, which yields MTAVRRLQLVSTDEAPAPPDRPTGAVRVAIATRDMKGLNAHFGSAPKFAVYDVTRDGWSFVEALAFDDNSDESGAHKTEGDDRISPKVDALTGCHLLFCLAIGGPSAAKVVSARIHPIKVPQAASIEEVLEKTRTMLNGAPPPWLRKVLAEAGLGAAKPSFEDD from the coding sequence ATGACCGCCGTTCGACGCCTGCAGCTCGTGAGCACTGACGAGGCGCCGGCCCCGCCGGACCGCCCGACCGGGGCGGTGCGCGTGGCGATCGCGACCCGCGACATGAAGGGGCTCAACGCCCATTTCGGCTCGGCGCCGAAATTCGCCGTCTACGACGTGACCCGCGACGGCTGGAGCTTCGTCGAGGCGCTCGCCTTCGACGACAATTCCGACGAATCCGGCGCCCACAAGACCGAAGGCGACGACCGCATCTCGCCCAAGGTCGATGCGCTCACCGGCTGCCATCTGCTGTTCTGCCTGGCGATCGGCGGCCCCTCCGCCGCCAAGGTCGTCTCCGCGCGCATCCACCCGATCAAGGTGCCGCAGGCGGCCTCGATCGAGGAGGTGCTGGAGAAGACCCGCACCATGCTGAACGGCGCCCCGCCGCCCTGGCTGCGCAAGGTGCTGGCCGAGGCCGGCCTCGGCGCCGCGAAGCCGAGCTTCGAAGACGATTGA
- the nifN gene encoding nitrogenase iron-molybdenum cofactor biosynthesis protein NifN, which produces MASILQPAKAAAVNPLKSSQPLGAAFAYLGVEGAVPLFHGSQGCTSFALVLFVRHFKETIPLQTTAMDEIATILGGADHLEEAILNLKSRTKPKLIGVCTTALVETRGEDFAGDLAAIKARRAADLAGTEVVLAQTPDFDGAIEEGWAKAVTAMIDGIADRAPGRRREPDRVNILPGWHLTVADIEHLRAMVEAFGLDPVILPDVSGSLDGTVPERWVPTTYGGTPIDDIRTLGDARHTIAIGEHMRAPASRLAELTGVDYSLFRDLTGLKAVDRFVMLLSELSGRPVPAGIRRRRAQAQDALLDGHFHFGGKRIAIAAEPDHLYALANFFTGLGADIHAAVTTTGHSKILEPIPCDSVQVGDLGDLERLADGADLIVTHSHGRQAAERLGLPLMRVGFPVFDRLGSQHLLSVGYQGLRDLIFRTANIFQEARREPVPADLDPFRNREHDDHDRRSTPAAREH; this is translated from the coding sequence ATGGCTTCGATCCTCCAACCCGCCAAGGCGGCCGCGGTCAACCCGCTGAAATCGTCCCAGCCGCTCGGCGCGGCCTTCGCCTATCTGGGCGTCGAGGGTGCGGTGCCGCTGTTCCACGGCAGTCAGGGCTGCACCTCCTTCGCGCTCGTGCTGTTCGTCCGGCATTTCAAGGAGACCATCCCGCTGCAGACCACCGCGATGGACGAGATCGCCACCATCCTGGGCGGCGCCGACCATCTCGAAGAGGCGATCCTCAACCTGAAATCCCGCACCAAGCCGAAGCTGATCGGCGTCTGCACCACCGCGCTGGTCGAGACCCGCGGCGAGGATTTCGCCGGCGATCTCGCCGCCATCAAGGCGCGCCGGGCGGCGGACCTCGCCGGCACCGAAGTGGTGCTGGCGCAGACGCCGGATTTCGACGGCGCCATCGAGGAGGGCTGGGCCAAGGCGGTGACGGCGATGATCGACGGCATCGCCGACCGCGCGCCCGGCCGCCGGCGCGAGCCCGACCGGGTCAACATCCTGCCCGGCTGGCACCTGACCGTCGCCGACATCGAGCATCTGCGCGCCATGGTCGAGGCCTTCGGGCTCGATCCGGTGATCCTGCCGGATGTCTCCGGTTCGCTCGACGGCACGGTGCCGGAGCGCTGGGTGCCGACCACCTATGGCGGCACGCCGATCGACGACATCCGCACCCTCGGCGACGCGCGCCACACCATTGCCATCGGCGAGCATATGCGCGCGCCCGCGTCGCGGCTCGCCGAGCTGACCGGGGTCGACTATTCGCTGTTCCGCGACCTGACCGGACTGAAGGCGGTCGACCGCTTCGTCATGCTGCTGTCCGAACTGTCCGGCCGCCCGGTCCCGGCCGGCATCCGGCGCCGCCGCGCGCAGGCGCAGGACGCCCTGCTCGACGGGCATTTCCACTTCGGCGGCAAGCGCATCGCGATCGCCGCCGAGCCCGACCATCTCTACGCGTTGGCGAATTTTTTCACCGGCCTCGGTGCCGACATCCACGCGGCGGTGACCACGACCGGGCACTCGAAGATCCTGGAGCCCATCCCGTGCGACAGCGTCCAGGTCGGCGATCTCGGCGACCTGGAGCGCCTCGCCGACGGCGCCGACCTGATCGTGACCCACAGCCACGGCCGCCAGGCCGCCGAACGGCTCGGCCTGCCGCTGATGCGCGTCGGCTTCCCCGTTTTCGACCGGCTCGGCAGCCAGCACCTGCTGTCGGTCGGCTACCAGGGCCTGCGCGACCTGATCTTTCGCACCGCCAACATCTTCCAGGAGGCGCGGCGCGAGCCGGTGCCGGCCGATCTCGATCCCTTCCGCAACCGGGAGCATGACGACCATGACCGCCGTTCGACGCCTGCAGCTCGTGAGCACTGA
- the nifE gene encoding nitrogenase iron-molybdenum cofactor biosynthesis protein NifE: protein MSLQARIQDVFNEPACDKNQAKDAKAKKKGCSKPLTPGAAAGGCAFDGAKIALQPITDVAHLIHGPLACEGNSWDNRGAGSSGSDLWRRSFTTDLTELDIVMGQGEKKLFRAVREIVERHAPPAVFVYSTCVTALIGDDIEAVCRRAGERFGLPVVPVNAPGFVGSKNLGNKLAGEALLDHVIGTVEPDDVGPTDVNILGEFNLAGEFWMVKPLLDRLGIRVRACIPGDARYRDVAAAHTARATMMVCSTALINLARKMEERWGIPFFEGSFYGVSDTSDALRSLARLLVARGADPSLIGRTEALIMQEEAIVWRRLAAFRPRLEGKRVLLNTGGVKSWSVVAALQEVGLEVVGTSTKKSTPEDKERIKQLLKDDKHAFDAMAPRDLYALLAAGKADIMLSGGRTQFIALKAKMPWLDINQERHHPYAGYDGMVELVRQIDIALANPVWETVRAPAPWDGDGRPPAMASGPTETGAIALTRRKFAGTTADDMGEC, encoded by the coding sequence ATGTCGCTGCAAGCGCGCATTCAGGACGTTTTCAACGAGCCGGCCTGCGACAAGAACCAGGCCAAGGACGCCAAGGCGAAGAAGAAGGGCTGTTCGAAACCGCTGACGCCGGGGGCGGCGGCGGGCGGATGCGCCTTCGACGGGGCCAAGATCGCGCTGCAGCCGATCACCGACGTGGCCCATCTGATCCACGGGCCGCTCGCCTGCGAGGGCAACAGCTGGGACAATCGCGGCGCCGGCTCGTCCGGCTCCGATCTCTGGCGCCGCTCCTTCACGACCGACCTGACCGAACTCGACATCGTGATGGGGCAGGGTGAGAAGAAGCTGTTCCGCGCGGTGCGCGAGATCGTCGAGCGGCACGCGCCGCCGGCCGTCTTCGTCTACTCGACTTGCGTCACGGCGCTGATCGGCGACGACATCGAGGCGGTCTGCCGGCGCGCCGGCGAGCGCTTCGGCCTGCCGGTCGTCCCGGTCAACGCGCCGGGCTTCGTCGGCTCCAAGAATCTCGGCAACAAGCTCGCCGGCGAGGCGCTGCTCGACCATGTCATCGGCACGGTCGAGCCGGACGATGTCGGCCCGACCGACGTGAACATCCTCGGCGAATTCAATCTCGCCGGCGAATTCTGGATGGTGAAGCCGCTGCTTGACCGGCTCGGCATCCGGGTACGCGCCTGCATTCCGGGCGATGCGCGCTATCGCGACGTGGCCGCCGCCCATACCGCGCGGGCCACCATGATGGTCTGCTCGACCGCGCTGATCAACCTCGCCCGCAAGATGGAGGAACGCTGGGGCATTCCCTTCTTCGAGGGCTCCTTCTACGGCGTCTCCGACACCTCCGACGCGCTGCGCAGTCTCGCCCGTCTCCTGGTGGCGCGCGGTGCCGATCCGTCGCTGATCGGGCGCACCGAAGCCCTGATCATGCAGGAGGAGGCGATCGTCTGGCGGCGGCTGGCGGCGTTCCGGCCGCGTCTTGAGGGCAAGCGGGTGCTGCTCAATACCGGCGGGGTCAAGTCCTGGTCGGTGGTCGCCGCGCTGCAGGAGGTCGGGCTGGAGGTCGTCGGCACCTCGACCAAGAAGTCGACGCCGGAGGACAAGGAGCGCATCAAGCAGCTCCTGAAGGACGACAAGCACGCCTTCGACGCGATGGCGCCGCGCGATCTCTACGCGCTGCTCGCCGCCGGCAAGGCCGACATCATGCTCTCCGGCGGGCGCACCCAGTTCATCGCCCTGAAGGCCAAGATGCCCTGGCTCGACATCAACCAGGAGCGCCACCATCCCTATGCGGGCTATGACGGCATGGTCGAGCTGGTCCGCCAGATCGATATCGCGCTCGCCAATCCGGTCTGGGAGACCGTGCGGGCGCCGGCGCCCTGGGATGGGGATGGCCGACCGCCGGCCATGGCGTCGGGCCCGACCGAGACCGGCGCGATCGCCCTGACCCGTCGCAAGTTCGCCGGCACCACCGCCGACGACATGGGCGAATGCTGA